The Eubacteriales bacterium genome has a window encoding:
- the yajC gene encoding preprotein translocase subunit YajC has protein sequence MTEGFAESLGTFIPIILIFVVFFFVLIFPQKRREKKIKEMLANIKTGNKVKTIGGIYGKVVSVKDDLIVVETGPDKAKLVFVRGAIAAVDTSDEEMDLIESKDVK, from the coding sequence TTGACTGAAGGTTTTGCTGAAAGCTTAGGCACGTTTATACCGATTATATTGATTTTCGTAGTATTTTTCTTTGTATTGATATTCCCGCAGAAAAGGCGTGAAAAGAAAATAAAGGAAATGCTTGCAAACATAAAGACGGGTAACAAAGTTAAAACGATTGGTGGTATTTATGGCAAAGTCGTTTCTGTTAAAGATGACTTGATCGTTGTAGAAACAGGACCGGATAAAGCCAAACTTGTATTTGTGAGAGGCGCAATAGCTGCTGTCGATACATCAGACGAAGAAATGGATCTAATCGAATCAAAAGACGTAAAATAA
- a CDS encoding MBL fold metallo-hydrolase, whose product MKKLMKITIIISMLLGIFTLYSCSSQTTELSTVEIEIFDIGKADAILIDTGSHCVLIDTGETDDGSTILEYLIDNNIGYIDYLIITHFDNDHIGGAPYIVNSIGVGEVIQPDYDKTSNEYIQYSSAVLNKNIPIVNLTENMQFTLDSADFTIYPPKENNYDDDNDYSLVTSLKHGDMSLLFAGDADKDRLTEIISQGNLEHTFLKVPHHGDYNKMSKDFLNAVNPEYAVITCSDKNKESKKIMKILDDLGTKVYLTRNGDVNCISNGKSITINQ is encoded by the coding sequence ATGAAAAAACTAATGAAAATCACAATTATAATTTCAATGTTATTAGGAATATTTACGTTATACTCATGCAGCAGCCAGACTACTGAACTTAGCACTGTGGAAATAGAAATCTTTGACATCGGCAAGGCAGACGCTATTTTGATAGATACCGGCAGCCACTGCGTTTTAATAGATACCGGAGAAACGGATGACGGTTCAACGATACTTGAGTATTTGATTGACAATAATATCGGATATATAGACTATTTAATAATAACCCACTTCGACAACGATCATATCGGTGGTGCCCCCTATATAGTTAACAGTATAGGTGTAGGTGAGGTGATTCAACCGGATTACGATAAAACCAGCAATGAATATATACAATATTCTTCGGCGGTTTTAAATAAAAATATCCCGATTGTCAACTTAACTGAAAATATGCAATTCACCCTTGATTCCGCTGATTTTACCATATATCCGCCTAAAGAAAATAATTACGACGATGACAACGATTATTCACTCGTAACAAGTTTAAAGCATGGGGATATGAGCCTTTTATTTGCCGGAGATGCAGATAAAGACAGGCTTACCGAGATTATCAGCCAGGGGAACCTGGAACATACTTTTTTAAAAGTCCCCCATCATGGAGATTATAATAAGATGAGCAAGGATTTTTTAAATGCAGTGAATCCTGAATATGCAGTGATAACCTGCTCTGATAAAAATAAAGAGTCTAAAAAAATAATGAAGATTTTAGATGATTTAGGTACGAAAGTATACTTGACCAGGAACGGCGATGTCAACTGTATCAGCAACGGTAAATCAATTACAATTAATCAATAA
- the amrS gene encoding AmmeMemoRadiSam system radical SAM enzyme: MICDLCPHHCNIKEGHTGRCRARSNINGVITCNNYGKLTSMALDPIEKKPLMRFYPGSMILSVGSYGCNLNCPFCQNNDISMANEFIETVYVSPKQLVMKAKELMPIGNIGIAFTYNEPLISYEYVRDCAMLAHKEGLKTVLVTNGTICTQPLKELLPYIDAMNIDLKGFTKRFYDMVGGDLETVKRSISLADKHCHVEVTVLIIPGENDSDDEMEALSKWLKTVDYKIPLHISRFFPQYKMADKSPTPVETIYRLKDIAAKHLKYVYAGNC, from the coding sequence TTGATCTGTGATTTGTGCCCGCATCATTGCAATATAAAAGAAGGACATACCGGCCGTTGCCGTGCGCGTTCAAATATAAACGGAGTGATAACTTGCAATAACTATGGAAAGCTGACTTCTATGGCGCTAGATCCTATCGAGAAAAAGCCCCTTATGCGTTTTTACCCGGGTAGCATGATTTTGTCCGTTGGGAGTTACGGGTGTAATTTAAACTGCCCGTTTTGCCAGAATAACGATATATCCATGGCAAATGAATTTATTGAAACGGTTTACGTATCGCCTAAGCAACTGGTAATGAAGGCTAAAGAGCTTATGCCTATTGGAAATATCGGTATTGCCTTTACGTATAACGAGCCTCTTATAAGCTACGAATATGTCCGCGACTGTGCTATGCTTGCACACAAAGAAGGATTAAAAACCGTCCTAGTCACTAACGGGACAATATGTACTCAGCCTTTAAAAGAGCTTTTGCCTTATATAGATGCGATGAACATAGACCTTAAGGGGTTTACCAAGAGGTTTTACGACATGGTAGGAGGCGACCTTGAGACAGTCAAACGCTCTATTTCGCTTGCGGATAAGCATTGCCACGTAGAAGTTACCGTACTTATAATACCGGGCGAAAATGACAGCGATGATGAGATGGAGGCACTTTCCAAGTGGCTTAAAACGGTTGATTATAAAATCCCTCTGCATATTAGCCGGTTTTTTCCGCAATATAAAATGGCAGATAAATCCCCTACCCCAGTTGAAACTATTTACAGGCTTAAAGATATCGCCGCAAAGCATTTAAAATATGTTTACGCGGGAAATTGCTGA
- the amrA gene encoding AmmeMemoRadiSam system protein A — protein MPIKDKKGVDTMPILAAVAVPHPPIILPEVGRGEEKKIKKTADAYMAAMKRIAQLKPDTIIITSPHSIMYRDYFHISPGSSASGNMGVFRAPNVKFDVDYDTEFVDELSKTAAQEGIGAGTLGERDASLDHGTMIPLYFLNKVYSKYKIVRIGLSGFSPIEHYRFGQCIAKACNNLGRKIVIIASGDLSHKLKEDGPYGFSPEGPQFDKQLVNAFKAGNFLPLLSFSPAFAEAAAECGLKSFQIMAGALDCKSVTHELLSYEGPFGVGYAVALFEVTGEDKTKDFGTRYEAIERKKLNDEKANEDEYVRLARISLETYIKTGKRAYLPHWVPQKMLNTRAGTFVSLKKYGQLRGCIGTTAATRSSVAEEIMQNAISAAVDDPRFDTVREDELGELTYSVDVLGETEEIDSPDKLDVKRYGVIVQNGGRRGLLLPNLEGVNSVEKQIAISKQKADIRPEEPVRLFRFEVVRHT, from the coding sequence TTGCCAATAAAAGATAAAAAAGGAGTTGATACCATGCCTATTCTCGCAGCAGTAGCTGTGCCCCACCCCCCTATCATACTGCCGGAGGTCGGACGAGGCGAAGAAAAGAAGATCAAAAAAACGGCAGATGCTTATATGGCAGCCATGAAACGTATCGCCCAATTAAAGCCCGATACTATAATTATAACCAGCCCCCATTCTATAATGTACAGGGATTATTTTCATATATCCCCCGGCAGCTCGGCTTCCGGAAATATGGGCGTATTCCGTGCACCAAACGTTAAGTTCGATGTAGATTACGATACTGAGTTTGTAGATGAGCTTTCTAAGACGGCCGCCCAGGAAGGCATAGGCGCTGGGACGCTCGGAGAACGAGACGCTTCCCTTGACCATGGGACTATGATACCGCTTTATTTCCTAAATAAGGTTTATTCTAAATATAAAATCGTGCGAATCGGGCTGTCTGGCTTTTCGCCTATTGAACACTACAGGTTCGGCCAGTGCATTGCCAAAGCTTGTAATAATCTTGGGCGCAAAATAGTGATTATAGCCAGTGGCGATTTATCGCATAAGCTTAAGGAAGACGGTCCATACGGTTTTTCACCTGAAGGCCCGCAATTCGATAAACAGCTTGTAAATGCGTTTAAAGCAGGAAATTTTCTGCCTTTACTTAGTTTCTCCCCCGCTTTTGCAGAAGCGGCGGCCGAATGCGGGCTTAAATCTTTTCAGATAATGGCCGGCGCATTAGATTGTAAATCTGTCACACACGAACTGCTTTCCTACGAAGGGCCGTTCGGCGTAGGTTATGCTGTTGCGTTGTTTGAGGTTACAGGAGAAGATAAAACGAAAGATTTCGGAACACGCTATGAAGCGATAGAAAGAAAAAAATTAAATGATGAAAAAGCAAATGAGGATGAATACGTCCGCCTTGCCAGGATCAGCCTTGAAACATATATAAAAACAGGCAAACGTGCGTATTTGCCGCATTGGGTCCCTCAAAAAATGCTTAACACCAGGGCTGGCACATTTGTATCGCTTAAAAAATACGGGCAGCTTCGAGGCTGTATAGGCACAACTGCAGCAACCAGGAGCAGTGTAGCCGAGGAGATAATGCAAAACGCCATATCTGCCGCGGTAGATGATCCGCGGTTTGACACTGTCAGAGAAGATGAATTAGGTGAACTTACCTATAGTGTAGACGTTTTAGGAGAAACCGAAGAAATCGATTCTCCGGATAAGCTAGATGTCAAGCGCTATGGAGTCATAGTGCAAAACGGAGGCAGGCGCGGGCTGTTACTCCCCAACCTTGAAGGAGTAAACAGCGTTGAAAAGCAAATTGCCATTTCAAAACAAAAAGCAGACATAAGGCCGGAAGAACCGGTCAGGCTATTTCGTTTCGAGGTGGTGAGACATACTTGA
- the miaB gene encoding tRNA (N6-isopentenyl adenosine(37)-C2)-methylthiotransferase MiaB — protein MFNNNLLYHISTYGCQMNVHESEKIAGIFEKKGFVKAASNDVADIILFNTCCIRDSAEKKILGNLGVIKHIKAHNPKLKVIVCGCMTQQENTAKKLITRFPFIDAVLGTNSIQELPGAIDKLFSDTGKIINVYETKEIYESSEVKRNTYPLSYVNIMYGCNNFCSYCIVPYVRGRERSRKEKDIINEIAGLKEAGYKEVTLLGQNVNSYGNDLNDGSSFAKLLAEIDENTGIDRLRFMTSHPKDLSDELIYAIRDVKSVCNYMHLPIQSGSDRILGLMNRKYTRGDYLRLIEKLRKANPSIALSTDIIVGFPSETEEDFKDTLNLVKEVGFDSAFMFKYSKRTGTKAANMPKQVSMGDKTLRINALVELQKQLCFKSNLKDVGRVFKVLVENTSVRDDTHFCGRSDTNKMVNFFSDKDLIGKIVDVEITQAKRTTLFGKLV, from the coding sequence ATGTTTAATAATAATTTATTATATCATATTTCAACTTACGGCTGCCAGATGAACGTTCATGAAAGCGAGAAAATAGCTGGCATATTTGAGAAAAAAGGCTTTGTTAAAGCGGCTTCTAATGATGTAGCGGATATAATCTTATTCAATACCTGCTGCATAAGAGACTCTGCAGAAAAAAAGATTTTAGGCAACTTGGGTGTTATAAAACACATAAAAGCGCATAACCCTAAACTTAAGGTCATCGTATGCGGCTGTATGACCCAGCAGGAAAATACAGCTAAAAAACTAATTACGCGGTTTCCGTTTATAGATGCTGTTTTAGGTACAAACAGCATACAGGAACTTCCGGGTGCAATAGACAAGCTGTTTAGCGATACTGGCAAGATCATAAACGTATATGAAACAAAGGAAATATACGAAAGCAGCGAAGTTAAAAGAAACACTTACCCGCTATCTTATGTGAATATCATGTACGGCTGCAATAACTTCTGCTCTTACTGCATAGTCCCTTATGTGCGGGGAAGAGAGAGGAGCCGCAAAGAAAAAGACATTATAAACGAAATAGCGGGGCTTAAAGAAGCAGGATATAAAGAAGTAACCCTTCTTGGTCAAAACGTCAACTCCTATGGCAATGATTTAAATGATGGGAGCAGCTTTGCCAAGCTTTTGGCTGAAATAGATGAAAATACAGGGATAGACCGGTTAAGGTTTATGACTTCACACCCAAAAGACTTGTCAGATGAACTTATATATGCGATAAGAGATGTAAAATCCGTATGCAATTACATGCATCTGCCGATACAATCAGGCAGCGACCGCATTCTTGGCCTTATGAACAGAAAGTATACTAGGGGAGACTATTTACGCCTGATTGAAAAACTAAGGAAAGCAAACCCCAGTATAGCCCTTTCAACGGACATAATAGTAGGTTTCCCTTCTGAAACTGAAGAGGATTTTAAAGATACTCTAAATTTGGTAAAAGAAGTCGGTTTCGATTCGGCCTTTATGTTTAAATATTCAAAGAGGACAGGCACTAAAGCGGCAAACATGCCTAAACAAGTATCAATGGGGGACAAAACATTAAGAATAAATGCCCTTGTCGAGCTTCAAAAACAGCTTTGCTTTAAATCTAATTTAAAAGATGTAGGCAGGGTGTTTAAAGTCCTTGTCGAAAACACTAGCGTAAGAGACGATACACATTTTTGCGGAAGATCGGATACAAACAAAATGGTTAACTTCTTTTCGGATAAAGACTTGATTGGAAAAATAGTCGATGTTGAAATAACGCAGGCCAAACGCACAACGCTTTTTGGAAAACTGGTATAA
- the mutS gene encoding DNA mismatch repair protein MutS codes for MSELTPMMRQYMDLKEKYNDVILLFRLGDFYEMFFEDAKIASRELEIVLTGRDCGLAEKAPMCGVPYHAVDGYINKLISKGYKVAICEQLTDPAESKGLVERDVTRVITPGTIIESSILDEKENNYIMSGFLFDNKVGFSYADISTGSFFTGEITTDTSENSVESFLNEVIRIQPKEFILNDALYIYENKINSLLKQDNILIECTSSLGIEKELAKEALLKHFDVESLECFSIEDKPYSVYAAGALMQYLKKTQKNDLNHITDIKYCYDNTYMILDASTRRNLELTSTIREGSKKGSLVWLLDKTKTAMGSRMIRNWLVQPLLIEKHINLRLDAVNELFEENTKREEIRDALNGVYDIERIISKISYGSLDARNCISLKQSLQKIPAIKKAISTFDRDMLKNLSDKLDLLEDIVKLLEDSIEENAPAGIKDGGIIKLGYNAEIDRLKNISQNSKEYILKLEKKEKEETGIKNLRIGYNRVFGYYIEVTRSNADVVPYRYQRRQTLANSERFITPELKQLEDEIISAEETCKKIEYLEFAKIRAILCDNISRIQQTANVLATIDSLASLAKCAYDNGYVRPQITDDGHIKIAKGRHPVVERMVSDFVANDSLMDTAENRMIIITGPNMAGKSTFMRQIGLITLMAQIGSFVPAESANLSIVDRIFTRVGASDDLASGQSTFMVEMNEVANILHNATSKSLIILDEIGRGTSTLDGLSIAWSVVEFICNTDNIGAKTLFATHYHELTELEGLLPGVKNYSVIVKEYGDDIIFLRKIKRGGTNKSFGIEVANLAGLPKEVINRAKEILKKLEQSDINNIDISSAVADNNDNPHQLAMFSENAEKEILDALKNVNVDSLTPLDALNLISELNIRVKRI; via the coding sequence ATGAGCGAATTAACGCCTATGATGCGGCAGTATATGGACCTTAAGGAAAAATACAACGATGTTATTTTGCTTTTCCGTTTAGGCGACTTTTACGAGATGTTTTTTGAAGATGCCAAAATCGCCTCAAGAGAACTTGAAATAGTCTTAACAGGGCGGGACTGCGGCCTTGCTGAGAAAGCGCCGATGTGTGGTGTGCCTTACCATGCAGTAGACGGTTATATAAACAAGCTTATCTCAAAAGGGTATAAGGTAGCTATATGCGAACAGCTGACAGACCCGGCAGAATCTAAAGGCCTTGTCGAGCGGGATGTCACACGCGTCATAACCCCGGGTACAATAATAGAATCTTCTATTTTAGATGAAAAAGAAAATAACTATATAATGAGCGGCTTTTTGTTTGACAATAAAGTCGGCTTTTCTTATGCCGACATATCTACAGGCAGCTTCTTTACCGGTGAAATAACAACGGACACATCTGAAAACAGCGTAGAGAGTTTTTTAAACGAAGTAATCAGGATACAGCCAAAAGAGTTTATATTAAACGATGCGCTTTACATTTATGAAAACAAAATAAACAGCCTTCTTAAGCAGGACAATATACTGATAGAGTGTACTTCCTCTCTTGGCATAGAAAAAGAATTGGCTAAAGAAGCGCTTTTAAAGCATTTCGACGTTGAATCGCTTGAGTGTTTTAGTATAGAGGACAAGCCGTATTCCGTATATGCTGCTGGCGCATTGATGCAGTATTTAAAAAAGACACAGAAAAACGATTTAAACCATATAACGGATATAAAATACTGCTACGACAACACGTATATGATACTGGACGCTTCGACACGCAGGAACTTAGAGCTTACAAGCACGATAAGGGAAGGCTCAAAGAAAGGTTCCCTTGTTTGGCTGCTTGATAAAACCAAAACTGCAATGGGCTCGCGTATGATAAGAAACTGGCTGGTACAGCCGCTGCTTATAGAAAAACATATAAACTTAAGGCTTGATGCTGTAAATGAGCTTTTTGAGGAAAACACAAAACGGGAAGAGATACGCGATGCGCTTAACGGCGTTTATGACATTGAGAGGATAATAAGCAAAATATCTTATGGCAGCCTGGACGCGAGAAACTGCATTTCACTAAAACAGTCCCTTCAAAAGATACCTGCCATAAAAAAAGCAATTAGCACTTTTGACAGGGACATGCTCAAAAACCTGTCTGATAAGCTGGATTTATTAGAAGACATAGTAAAACTTTTAGAAGACTCGATAGAAGAAAACGCCCCGGCAGGGATAAAAGACGGCGGGATAATAAAATTGGGATATAACGCTGAGATAGACAGGCTTAAAAACATCTCGCAAAACAGCAAGGAGTATATTTTAAAGCTAGAGAAAAAAGAAAAAGAAGAAACCGGTATAAAGAATTTAAGGATAGGCTACAACCGTGTATTCGGATACTATATAGAAGTCACACGCTCCAATGCAGACGTCGTGCCATACAGGTATCAGCGCAGACAGACGCTTGCAAATTCCGAAAGGTTCATAACACCCGAATTAAAGCAATTAGAAGACGAGATAATATCCGCAGAGGAGACGTGTAAGAAAATAGAGTATTTAGAGTTCGCTAAGATACGTGCGATACTTTGTGACAACATTTCTAGAATACAGCAAACGGCAAATGTTTTAGCGACCATAGATTCCCTTGCCTCGCTTGCAAAATGCGCATACGACAACGGCTATGTACGCCCGCAGATTACTGACGACGGGCACATAAAGATAGCAAAAGGGCGCCACCCTGTCGTTGAACGCATGGTTTCGGATTTCGTTGCAAACGATTCTTTGATGGATACCGCTGAAAACAGAATGATCATTATAACCGGCCCCAATATGGCAGGAAAAAGTACGTTTATGCGCCAAATTGGTTTAATAACCCTTATGGCTCAGATAGGCAGCTTCGTACCGGCCGAGAGTGCGAATTTATCTATAGTAGACCGTATCTTTACACGCGTCGGCGCATCCGATGATTTAGCTTCAGGGCAGAGCACATTTATGGTCGAAATGAACGAAGTGGCAAACATCTTACACAACGCTACCTCGAAAAGCCTTATAATCCTAGATGAGATAGGCAGGGGCACGAGCACATTGGACGGATTAAGTATTGCCTGGTCTGTTGTTGAATTTATATGCAATACAGACAACATCGGCGCAAAAACGCTTTTTGCAACGCATTACCACGAACTGACAGAACTGGAAGGGCTGCTTCCCGGCGTTAAGAACTACTCCGTTATAGTTAAAGAATACGGAGATGATATAATATTTTTAAGGAAAATAAAGCGAGGGGGGACGAATAAAAGTTTCGGCATAGAAGTCGCAAACCTTGCAGGGCTTCCTAAAGAAGTTATCAACCGCGCCAAAGAGATTTTAAAGAAGCTTGAGCAATCGGACATAAATAATATAGATATTTCCTCTGCAGTTGCTGATAATAATGATAATCCCCATCAGCTAGCAATGTTTTCCGAAAACGCTGAAAAAGAAATTTTAGACGCTTTAAAGAATGTAAATGTCGACAGTTTGACACCTTTGGATGCGCTTAACTTGATTAGTGAATTAAACATACGCGTAAAGAGGATATAG
- the mutL gene encoding DNA mismatch repair endonuclease MutL produces MGMIRLLDENTINKIAAGEVIERPASIIKELVENSIDAGANLITIEIENGGIKKIRVMDNGCGMAPDDLSLAFERHSTSKISDFTDLNDLNSLGFRGEALSSIAAVSMATLKTKRSVDEMGAQIEVSGGKAGDVKPCGLSAGTSIIVENLFYNTPARFKFLKSVAAEAAAITDLVSKLILSHPDISFKYINNGATVFHSSGNGDIMNAASCVFGRDILDNVFSLEYVLNGIHVFGYCGYPQFSQKSRRYQSVFVNRRFIKSQLIASSVQNAYSERLLKGLFPFVLLYLDMPANYFDVNVHPK; encoded by the coding sequence ATGGGAATGATAAGACTTTTAGATGAAAATACAATAAACAAGATAGCGGCAGGCGAAGTCATTGAGCGCCCGGCTTCTATCATTAAGGAACTGGTGGAAAACTCTATAGATGCCGGCGCTAACTTAATTACCATCGAGATAGAGAACGGCGGGATAAAAAAGATCCGCGTTATGGACAATGGCTGTGGAATGGCACCAGATGACCTATCTCTTGCATTCGAGAGGCATTCTACAAGCAAGATAAGCGATTTTACAGATTTAAACGATCTGAACTCCCTTGGTTTTAGAGGCGAGGCTCTGTCAAGTATAGCCGCAGTTTCTATGGCAACTTTAAAAACAAAACGTTCAGTTGATGAAATGGGGGCACAGATAGAAGTATCAGGCGGCAAGGCAGGTGATGTCAAGCCATGCGGCCTTTCTGCCGGCACTTCGATAATAGTTGAAAACCTGTTTTATAATACTCCGGCTCGGTTTAAATTTTTAAAAAGCGTTGCCGCAGAAGCCGCCGCGATAACGGATTTAGTTTCAAAACTTATTTTATCCCATCCGGATATTTCATTTAAATATATAAATAATGGAGCTACTGTTTTTCACAGCTCCGGAAACGGGGATATAATGAATGCCGCTTCGTGTGTATTCGGCAGGGATATTTTAGACAATGTATTTAGTTTAGAATATGTCTTAAATGGGATTCACGTCTTTGGTTACTGCGGTTACCCGCAGTTTTCACAAAAGAGCAGGAGGTACCAATCCGTTTTTGTGAACCGGCGGTTTATAAAAAGCCAGCTTATAGCCTCAAGTGTACAAAACGCCTATTCTGAAAGGCTTCTAAAGGGGCTCTTCCCGTTTGTTTTGCTTTATCTGGATATGCCGGCAAATTATTTCGATGTAAACGTTCACCCTAAATAA
- the miaA gene encoding tRNA (adenosine(37)-N6)-dimethylallyltransferase MiaA — MEKPNVILVVGPTASGKTALSIKIAKSVNGEIISADSMQIYKQLNIGTAKPSEEEKEGIPHYLIDEVDVDADFSVSVFKDRAFKLINDILNRGKTPVICGGTGLYLNSVTYKLDFGKTSANEPLRKELLKIADEKGADYLHGLLKEKSPSAASRIHPNNIKRVIRALELIENEKEELEFNFQKENNEYNFIMIGIKMDREKLYSRINDRVDEMVLLGLVDEAFDIYKKYGGESNAFSAIGYKELVDYFNGNINLNDAVLNIKQATRRYSKRQITWLKRDKRIKWFNLDSYKNFDDFTNDIINYTKNLLDTEKNIGNY, encoded by the coding sequence ATGGAAAAACCAAACGTCATACTAGTCGTCGGGCCAACCGCCTCAGGCAAGACGGCGCTATCCATTAAAATAGCAAAGAGCGTAAACGGGGAAATAATCTCCGCCGATTCCATGCAGATATATAAACAGCTAAACATCGGCACTGCAAAGCCCTCCGAAGAGGAAAAAGAGGGGATACCCCACTATCTTATAGATGAGGTGGACGTAGATGCCGATTTTTCAGTATCCGTTTTCAAAGACAGGGCTTTTAAATTAATCAACGATATCTTAAACAGGGGTAAAACGCCTGTAATTTGCGGAGGTACCGGGCTTTATTTGAACTCTGTCACATATAAATTGGATTTCGGCAAGACCTCCGCCAACGAGCCTTTAAGAAAAGAGCTTTTAAAAATCGCAGACGAAAAAGGCGCTGATTATTTACATGGCTTATTAAAAGAAAAATCGCCGTCTGCCGCTTCAAGAATACATCCTAATAATATAAAGAGAGTGATAAGGGCACTTGAGCTTATCGAAAACGAAAAAGAAGAACTTGAGTTTAATTTTCAAAAAGAAAATAACGAGTATAACTTTATAATGATAGGCATTAAAATGGACAGGGAAAAGTTATACTCAAGGATTAACGATAGGGTGGATGAAATGGTCTTATTAGGGCTTGTTGACGAAGCCTTTGATATATATAAAAAATACGGAGGAGAGTCTAATGCTTTTTCCGCTATTGGATATAAGGAACTGGTTGACTATTTTAACGGTAATATAAATTTAAACGATGCTGTTTTAAACATAAAACAAGCGACCAGAAGATATTCAAAACGCCAGATCACTTGGTTAAAAAGAGACAAAAGGATAAAATGGTTTAATCTGGATTCCTATAAAAATTTTGATGATTTTACCAATGATATAATAAACTACACAAAAAATTTACTTGATACGGAGAAAAATATTGGAAACTATTGA
- a CDS encoding methionine gamma-lyase family protein — METIDIYTNKFGVSKRVFNFVSEIESQLKEAFFHFDHIREVNQLKVIKAFKDEHISARHFNPSTGYGYSDDSKTTLGALFSNIFGTESAIVSPLIASGTHALCLCLFGLLRPLDCMISATGRPYDTILDTIGLNGKKGQGSLMDWAVSYKQVNLLEDGNVDYFKLINNIKIDPNIKLVYIQRSRGYEWRESIKIKQIKELASSIKKVRSDVIIMVDNCYGEFCEELEPTDVGADVVAGSLIKNPGAGIAPTGAYIAGKTKYIDMIANRLTAPSLGTEIGSYAASYLPFYQGIYFAPRVVFESLKGAVLNAKAFETLGYAVMPGVSNSRTDITQSIALRNKELLLKYVTAIQNASIVDSFVTPEPWDMPGYEDKVVMASGSFIQGSSIELSADAPIKPPYIAYVQGGLSYENCKLALMLALNDMNLVF, encoded by the coding sequence TTGGAAACTATTGATATCTATACAAATAAATTCGGAGTCAGCAAAAGGGTGTTTAATTTCGTGAGCGAAATAGAAAGTCAACTTAAAGAGGCTTTTTTTCATTTCGACCACATACGTGAAGTAAACCAGCTAAAAGTTATAAAAGCTTTTAAAGACGAGCATATTTCGGCCCGGCATTTTAACCCGTCTACAGGATATGGCTATTCAGACGATTCAAAGACAACTCTGGGTGCGCTTTTTTCTAATATATTCGGCACCGAATCGGCTATAGTAAGCCCTCTTATAGCCTCCGGTACACATGCGCTTTGCCTATGCCTTTTCGGGCTGTTAAGGCCGCTAGACTGTATGATTTCAGCAACCGGAAGGCCATATGATACTATACTTGACACCATAGGGCTAAACGGCAAAAAAGGCCAGGGTTCGCTTATGGACTGGGCCGTTTCATATAAACAGGTTAATCTTTTAGAAGACGGAAATGTAGACTATTTTAAGTTAATAAACAACATAAAGATAGATCCTAATATAAAACTTGTCTACATACAGCGTTCAAGAGGTTATGAATGGAGAGAATCCATTAAAATAAAGCAGATAAAAGAACTTGCATCGAGCATTAAGAAAGTACGCTCCGATGTGATAATTATGGTAGACAACTGCTACGGCGAATTCTGTGAAGAATTAGAACCTACGGACGTCGGCGCAGATGTTGTTGCCGGCTCGCTTATAAAAAATCCCGGCGCAGGCATAGCTCCGACAGGCGCTTATATAGCAGGAAAGACAAAGTATATAGATATGATAGCAAACAGGCTCACGGCACCCAGCCTAGGCACTGAAATAGGCTCTTATGCTGCTTCCTACCTGCCTTTTTATCAGGGCATATACTTTGCACCCCGAGTGGTTTTCGAATCGCTTAAAGGGGCGGTTTTGAACGCTAAAGCCTTTGAAACTCTGGGATATGCAGTTATGCCCGGCGTCAGCAATTCAAGGACGGATATAACCCAATCTATAGCACTTAGAAATAAAGAACTACTATTAAAATACGTAACCGCAATACAAAACGCCTCTATAGTAGATAGCTTTGTAACTCCGGAACCATGGGATATGCCCGGATATGAAGATAAGGTAGTAATGGCGTCAGGAAGCTTTATTCAGGGGTCCTCAATTGAACTGAGTGCAGATGCTCCTATTAAACCGCCTTATATCGCTTATGTACAGGGTGGATTAAGCTATGAAAACTGTAAATTGGCTTTAATGCTGGCTTTAAATGACATGAATTTAGTATTTTAA